In a genomic window of Pseudoalteromonas xiamenensis:
- a CDS encoding EamA family transporter, with translation MVFNRDFVFAFICLLCAMITIQSGASIAKQLFPLVGPEGTTAYRLGFSALILCLVFRPWRKLPEQWGSVIVYGLCLGGMNIMFYFALERIPLGIGVALEFTGPLAVALFSSKRKRDYLWVIFAIVGILLLLPDMSNVNGLDPIGVILALGAGACWAGYILFGKKSGNQGSGGTTVALGMSIAAICLVPVGVVSQGSALLNWDLIPLGIMIGVLSSALPYSLEMVALRNMPAQGFSIMMSLEPAIAAIAGLLILGEILSFWQWLAILMVIIASLGSSITAKQPS, from the coding sequence ATGGTCTTTAATCGCGATTTTGTTTTTGCTTTTATTTGCTTGTTATGCGCCATGATTACGATTCAATCCGGCGCGTCTATTGCAAAGCAACTATTCCCGTTAGTTGGCCCTGAAGGTACGACAGCTTACCGACTCGGTTTCTCGGCGCTGATTTTATGCTTAGTTTTTCGACCTTGGCGTAAATTGCCAGAGCAATGGGGTTCCGTTATCGTCTATGGCTTATGCTTAGGTGGTATGAACATCATGTTCTATTTTGCGCTTGAGCGCATTCCCCTAGGCATTGGTGTCGCTCTCGAATTCACAGGTCCTTTAGCCGTTGCATTATTTTCATCTAAGCGGAAACGAGACTACCTTTGGGTTATTTTCGCAATTGTCGGGATACTGCTACTGTTACCAGATATGTCAAATGTAAACGGTCTCGACCCAATCGGCGTGATTTTGGCGCTTGGCGCAGGAGCATGTTGGGCTGGATATATCTTGTTTGGCAAGAAATCTGGAAATCAAGGTTCTGGTGGGACTACTGTTGCACTTGGTATGAGCATAGCCGCTATTTGCCTCGTTCCGGTTGGCGTCGTATCGCAAGGCAGTGCATTATTAAATTGGGATCTTATCCCGCTTGGTATCATGATTGGTGTTCTATCAAGCGCACTACCTTACAGTTTAGAAATGGTTGCGCTTCGCAACATGCCTGCTCAAGGCTTTAGTATCATGATGAGCCTTGAACCTGCGATTGCCGCCATTGCCGGCTTACTTATTCTGGGCGAGATACTCTCATTTTGGCAATGGCTTGCGATTTTAATGGTTATCATAGCTTCACTGGGTAGCTCGATTACGGCGAAACAACCCAGTTAA
- a CDS encoding GGDEF domain-containing protein, with the protein MILDIADEFFEDSFAIFNIIDTSIKNAGFIMIGVAMLHMLRHKHNLIKQINQEMAEKELLQKKLLFEAYHDPLTSLGNRRACFEFFETQQETHSQLYYFDLDNFKTANDKHGHLVGDNILKLFAHAISMEFGAENCFRLGGDEFVAFGPSIPVTEQWREKLLNELKPFSVGASIGFVELRANVSADTLLNLADLQMYKDKSHKIFRSSRRH; encoded by the coding sequence ATGATATTAGACATCGCTGATGAGTTTTTTGAAGATTCCTTCGCAATATTCAACATCATCGACACCTCCATTAAGAATGCGGGTTTTATTATGATTGGAGTAGCGATGTTGCATATGCTTCGACATAAGCACAATTTAATTAAGCAAATCAATCAAGAAATGGCTGAGAAAGAACTTCTACAGAAAAAGCTGCTTTTTGAAGCCTATCATGACCCACTTACTTCTCTCGGCAATCGTCGAGCTTGCTTTGAGTTTTTTGAGACCCAGCAAGAAACACACAGCCAACTCTATTACTTTGACCTTGATAACTTTAAAACAGCCAACGACAAACATGGGCACTTAGTAGGTGACAACATTCTGAAGCTGTTTGCTCATGCAATTAGTATGGAGTTTGGTGCTGAAAACTGTTTCCGATTAGGAGGCGATGAGTTTGTCGCGTTCGGCCCTTCTATACCCGTCACCGAACAATGGCGCGAGAAGCTACTAAACGAGCTAAAACCTTTTTCTGTGGGAGCAAGTATTGGGTTTGTCGAACTGCGCGCAAACGTTTCTGCTGATACCTTACTAAATCTTGCAGACCTACAAATGTACAAAGACAAATCACATAAAATATTTCGTTCTTCAAGACGGCATTAG
- a CDS encoding class I SAM-dependent methyltransferase, giving the protein MHINPTWRVLTVGDGDLTFSRALKMNYPDLSLVASVYDSEETLRNKYEQHAIDDLHNAQVPVYFEFDVTDTTCWAKLARTFDVVIFQFPLIPSFTSKEAFESTPYSVNTLNRILLRKFIHHSQQYALDPNGPMLSYITSKDVKPYREWNLEGSLISNLNYHYLGCSPFHIELFPDYKIRNVDRDKHVKDTSGITYVWSSKTELSENHSLQVPEYLGEQYCTMCRVGEFFNEQDKSAHKRSRLHKAMARNEVAWEAYLAVENLQD; this is encoded by the coding sequence ATGCATATCAATCCTACTTGGCGCGTCCTCACTGTCGGTGACGGTGATCTAACCTTCTCCCGCGCGTTAAAAATGAATTATCCAGACTTGTCACTGGTGGCATCCGTTTATGACAGTGAAGAAACGCTGAGAAACAAATACGAACAACATGCCATAGATGATTTACACAATGCTCAAGTCCCTGTCTACTTCGAATTCGATGTAACAGATACAACATGTTGGGCGAAGCTCGCTCGAACGTTTGACGTCGTGATTTTTCAATTCCCGTTAATCCCCTCTTTCACTTCCAAAGAAGCCTTTGAAAGTACGCCATATTCTGTGAATACGCTTAATCGGATTTTATTACGAAAGTTTATTCATCATTCTCAACAATATGCTCTCGATCCAAACGGCCCAATGCTAAGCTACATTACATCAAAAGATGTTAAACCTTATCGTGAGTGGAATTTAGAAGGTTCATTAATTAGCAATCTAAACTACCATTACTTGGGGTGCAGTCCTTTTCATATCGAACTTTTTCCAGACTATAAAATTCGCAACGTAGACCGAGATAAACACGTCAAAGATACCTCTGGTATCACCTATGTCTGGTCCTCAAAAACTGAATTAAGTGAAAACCACTCGCTTCAAGTACCTGAATATCTGGGCGAGCAATATTGCACTATGTGTAGAGTCGGTGAATTCTTTAATGAACAAGACAAATCTGCGCATAAGCGCTCGAGACTTCACAAAGCAATGGCCCGAAATGAAGTGGCATGGGAAGCTTATTTAGCGGTTGAAAATTTGCAAGATTGA
- a CDS encoding methyl-accepting chemotaxis protein: MFSQLFSNKALEQEVTKLRQSLAQAENKLSKLESENEELKQELIHQQTLLNDNTDNQLLQSALNGLAQIHGIRESVLHSFEEISTESQAINYVNQSFLKSENSLKDILGGMDTLSTNMGGMTTNISGLSQMADNINTFVTTISKISDQTNLLALNAAIEAARAGEAGRGFSVVADEVRALANNTNESANEVSDLVKKIISTTQHTVEAVSVIQGSNQQLSSSIAHLNDEYHVIVDRCKSMKGTIQKASGLTFIQTVKLDHVVWKGEVYSQLLGKSRTKPEEFSDHTMCRLGQWMKTEGSKIYSDLSAFKRLDAPHKEVHRAGVEAMKLFRVGNKQGAVKELNKMEQASADVMHLLDELAHAGR, from the coding sequence GTGTTTAGTCAATTATTTAGTAACAAAGCGCTCGAGCAAGAAGTCACAAAATTAAGACAAAGCTTAGCACAAGCAGAGAACAAACTTTCTAAACTAGAGTCGGAAAACGAAGAACTAAAACAAGAACTCATTCATCAACAAACGCTATTGAACGACAATACGGACAATCAGCTACTCCAGTCTGCCTTAAACGGCCTGGCTCAAATTCACGGTATTCGTGAGTCTGTTTTACACAGTTTTGAAGAAATTAGTACTGAAAGCCAAGCTATTAACTACGTCAACCAATCTTTCCTCAAATCTGAAAACTCACTGAAAGACATTTTGGGTGGGATGGATACGTTGTCGACAAACATGGGCGGTATGACCACCAATATATCCGGTCTTTCGCAAATGGCTGACAACATCAATACGTTCGTAACCACCATTTCTAAAATTTCAGATCAAACCAATTTGTTGGCCTTAAACGCAGCAATTGAAGCCGCACGTGCTGGTGAAGCGGGCCGAGGATTCAGCGTCGTTGCCGACGAAGTTCGTGCACTTGCAAACAATACCAACGAATCTGCGAACGAAGTATCCGACCTTGTAAAAAAAATAATCAGTACGACGCAGCATACCGTTGAGGCCGTGTCCGTCATCCAAGGGTCAAACCAGCAACTTTCATCAAGCATTGCCCATCTCAATGATGAATATCATGTGATTGTCGATCGTTGTAAAAGCATGAAAGGCACTATCCAAAAAGCGTCTGGATTAACGTTTATTCAAACCGTAAAACTCGACCATGTAGTCTGGAAGGGTGAAGTGTATAGCCAATTGCTCGGTAAAAGCCGCACAAAACCTGAAGAGTTTAGCGACCATACAATGTGTCGATTAGGTCAGTGGATGAAAACCGAAGGCTCTAAAATCTATTCTGATTTGTCTGCATTCAAACGACTTGATGCGCCTCACAAAGAAGTTCACAGAGCAGGTGTAGAAGCGATGAAACTGTTCCGTGTTGGCAACAAACAAGGTGCAGTAAAAGAACTTAACAAGATGGAACAAGCAAGTGCCGATGTCATGCACTTATTAGACGAACTGGCTCACGCTGGTCGTTAA